Genomic window (Oryza sativa Japonica Group chromosome 3, ASM3414082v1):
GTCGGTTAGCGCGTACTTGGTTTCGGTGAGTACctaaattttgacaaattgaccccttctcaaaaaaattattttaaaaatggtaAAAGATTTTGTTTTGAAAATGAACTACAAACTACAAATTCAGCGTAAGCCCGATAGCATTGAGATCAAACGTGCACCCCAAATTCACATTCGCCTCACGAGGCACGAGGGGACTACATGTAAGCACACGAGGCTAAACATACacgattacatatatatatatataaatgatcAATCGCATTTTGATGACCATTTGGACAAGAAGCAAATCACGGGTATTAGAATCCCAATTACACAGTGAGAGACAGAACGTGGAAGATTTTCTTGATTTCTGCAGAAAATAAGCTTGTTTCATTGCGTTTTCTTTCGTCATGGACTAGAAGAGTTTGCAGGACCCGTAAGGTCAAATGCGTAGTTGGCCAAGTCATCCATGTACTCATCAAGAGCACTCTCAGATATCTCGAAGTTGTGCTCGATCAGCTGCACGCATGGGGGAATAATTAGGGAAACACAACAAGAACGAAGCCAATTCAAGCAAAGGTAACACGAACAAGGTGGTTGGTACCTTGATTTCACTCATCAGCTCCCTCTCCATCATCTGTATCACAcgtttttttcaagaaaaaacaCGAGCAGAAGATGCACATAAACATTGTTATCTGGAAGTTCTGTATCATGAAGTTTTCAATATCTGATTAATTCAAAGAGGTGCAAATATGATGATGTCATTCTACCTGCAAATCGTCCACAGAGAAACTGGTCTCTACCATCTGCAAAGGCGCAGCATCGATGTTAAGTTGCGATCGCATAGAACAAGTGCATTTGCAGGTGTGTCGCGAAAAACATACCTCTATATCGTGATCCAACAGCAAATCGTTCAACATCTGCATCACATGTTGAATTCATCATGACGATATATACCCTCAAATCAGGTACAAGAAGGCAAAACTTCAATTAAAGATGAAAGAAGATTTGTACCTCGATTTCAGCCATAGCGGCATCGTTGTCCCTAACCATCTCAGATGCCCTGCACATCGCAACATGTTTTTTTGAGATAATGAATAGAAATCCGGTCTCTATATCCACAAGTGGATATACACAGCCAACTGCAACATGTTTCAGAGAAGTTTATGGCATGCAGCACTGTATCTTTTTGAAAGAGAAAAAATGCCATGCAGCATGTGAATTCCACAATCTAGTTTCCTCAAACAACCATACAGATCAAGTGCTTCCTTGCTTGGAGAAGTGGTTCTCAGCAGATCATGATCATGAAGAGACCCAACACCTGAACTGAAACTCTCCCTGTACTtctgaaaaacaaaagaaatcaaTAGCACGAACAATCAAGATGCATCAAGATCTTGTGCAGCAGAACGAGAATGATAATAGAGAGAAAGAATTATCAAAATATCTGATAAAAAGCTCTGCAACATGGCAGGAGGGTACCTGGAGGTGACTCTTGATGTTGTGGGTCGTAAGGCTTGTGACACCCATAGCTTGCATTGTCTCCTTCACTGCAGTTGGTTTAGCTTCTGAAGATTGCAACAAATGTATAACACGGcatcagttttttttaacaataaCATGGCATCAGTTCCATCAACGAGTATTTTGAGATCAAGCAGTGAATAACAAACAGTTTTACCATAGGGACCTCCATGGTAGGCCACAGCCTCCACAAACATCTTATGGAGATCATCAGACCATCGAAGGTAACTCCTTGTTGGCTGCATAGCCCGGATAAGGCGAGAAACCAGAATGCTCGACATGCAATCATCCTCTTGTGCTGGCTGGCTGTTGGACATTATTCTGTAAATCATACTCAGAGCACTTCAGTAAATATAAAAGACATAAAGCCTGTTTGGATTGTGTATTTGTGTAATCAAACAAGACAGATTCATTAAATTGTCAGTATGGAGTAAATGTGAGGATGTGCCCTTATGGTAAGGGAAAACATTTCCAAATAGAAATGTGAGAGATCAAACATGAGTACCGATGTTTTAAAATCCTATTTAGAAATCAAGAATGCATTAGATCAGAATAAGAGAAACCAGAACTTAATACAAATACTAGTACCAATGTATATGATGAAGAAAAAGGAATTGAGACTGTGCCGTCTATTTTTAGGGAGAAGAGTGAGATGGCATTCCAACCTTGAAAGGATATCACCCCTTTTATATAGTTCTTCCTATCACTACACTGCCTATGGAAGGGACATTCTACATTTTGTCTAGCACATCGGTCATCACAGTTGGTGTACATGGAAGGAAAGGTAGGCAGAGAAGTACAAGATTTCAAAATGGTAAGATAACAAAATGAATGATTATCTCATATTAAGCATGGAGTATAACAGGGTGCTCTTTTCGCAGCACATGCGGCCTCTGCCCAATACATGAATGGAAGGGCATCATAGATCATGCAAAATCATGAACGTGATAAAGAAAGAAGCACAGAACTGCAAATATAAATTAGGTACAAAATGAATGTTGAGGTTAACTTATCAGGCAAGCTGGATGTTTATGATGTGAACAAAGTCCTATCCTGCCAACACCTAGCAGCAGCATGGCAGCATGACCTTGTCTTGTCATTGTGATGTCATCTGCACATTTTTCCAATCAAGAAAATATAGAATTACAGAAAATCAATCATCCATACTAGGTGCCTAAATTTTGACACTGCAAAACGTTGTCCATCCTTCAAATTGAAACTGGAAAAGTAGGGAACAACTCCAAAAGATCTGGAACTGGAAGTACTATCGAAAATTAGTTCAATCATACATGTATTTGCACAGATGTATCATGAGGTGCTCTTTACATGGAAGATGAAACATACATAAATGCAACTCTTGTCAAACTTGTATTCTAGGTATGGTTGGAAATTTTGTAGAACAGTAGAGATCACAAGGATGATAAGAAGTGCATCACATGAGCAGCAACTGAATTAGTGTATAATCAAATTGCTGATATTATACATAGGAGTACATCACCTTCTTGAAATGCCATCGGTAATACATGCTATTTTACAAAGAATGTAATTACAAGAGAGAACAAGAAAATGTCCCTAGTTCTCTTCAGGGTTGTAAGATGGCAGCAAAACGGACACTAATCCTCAGCAACATACTTGTTCCTACGAGCACCAAAAGCAATCCTCTGCAAGTGAAATCAGGGACAATGGTTATTCAACACAGTGGAATTGACAGTAGTTGAGGATGTCAAATAATAACAAAATACAGTGGAGATCTTACTGAAAATATTCTGGAGTAGGCTTTCAAGCCTGTGAGAAAACGGATGTAGGTTGGTTTCATGGACTGGTTAGTAGGTATTGCTCTGATGTTTGGAACGAGATAATCCGCAACCTATCATAATTCAtaataaagttataaaaaaatatattttggacCTTACAGCTAACTAGAAGACTCAACGAGTGTACATTACCATCAATAACATGTAAGGCAGGTAAATTGGATCACTCATAGATATATCCCGTGTTACATGAACCTGGATGTCATTGGTGGTATAAAGCACTGCCCATGTCATGTAAAGCTTTTCAACTTTTTAAGTTCAATCGAGCTAACGTATTGAACTATAAACAACTAGTTTTTTTATGTGTCCTATGAAAATATTAGATGGCCACATTTGTTCTGATCAAAACAACTGAAGCTGTGCGAATAATTGTTTTGCACTGAAATTAATAAATACTAAGGGTATGCATGTGTTTCATGACAGATGTAAAGGTATGCATGATCAACGAGGTATTCATTAGCATGTTTGAACATTGATAATGCAAGTAAATACGTCAGGTTTAACTTAACCCATCGATAAAGAATTGTCTCATGATTTTCATGAACATATAACCAGGTCCAGAGATCATGTTCAAGCTATTTGGTTAGATATTTCAAGCTATTTGGCTTGCAGTAGCTAAATCATGTTTGCTACTTCAGTCTTCAGCCATATGGAAACTAGAACAAGAAACAACGATATGCTGGGGAAAAAAGAAATCAAGATGGAGCTCTTACCACATTAGCAGGTTCAGCTAATATATTGATGAAAAATTTGGCCTGCCATCAGTATAAATCCAGAATTTAATAACGATGAACTATCTTGTCAACAATTGTTAAAAGGAGACCATGTGGATCACTCACCTGCTTTGTTGTGGCACCAGACATAAGAAGATCTGTTGTAACCATGCCAGGCTGCACAGATTAATATGTACTCGGTATAATTATTCTTGCATCATTATTAATCGATTATACAAGAAGAATGCAACCAATTAACTTGCAGAGATGCATGATTCAAAGCTTACAGGAACTAATTTGCTAAACTACTCCAGTGTTTAATCATCTAGTTAAGTCTAAAGTAGTAAGACACCAGGAAAAAGGTTGGAGTTATGTACCGACAAATTGTGCACCATAACATTGTTCACTTCATTCATCTGCAACTCGGCCTGCAATTAGAATCAAATTATTTTCTTCCTGCAAATTCTAATAAACAAGAATTCCAGAAGgacaaaaaaaagaggaaatgaAAACCTACATTGCGAGTTCTCCAGAAAAATCGTTCCATTTAAGAAGGGAAGGGTCTGAACCTCAAGACTCAAGTCCAAGGATTATATGGATGATTACagctttatgttttttttttcaaattattaaTGAGTATTGAGTAACTATTTGATAATCACAGCTTTATTGTTCTGGATACTGAGAAATGGTGGTAATCAATATTGCATCATAGTTGTGATGTCACAATGCAGTTAACAATTTATATGAAGTTACAATGCCACAAATAGTGGACTATGAATAAATGCTACACTGGATATGTTCTGATCAAAACAAAATGATATGAGGTTATATCCTCACATAACCTTTACCTGCAGAGATTTTGTAAGGTGCACCACACTTCTCTTCG
Coding sequences:
- the LOC107280215 gene encoding protein PHR1-LIKE 3-like isoform X7; this encodes MIYRIMSNSQPAQEDDCMSSILVSRLIRAMQPTRSYLRWSDDLHKMFVEAVAYHGGPYEAKPTAVKETMQAMGVTSLTTHNIKSHLQKYRESFSSGVGSLHDHDLLRTTSPSKEALDLASEMVRDNDAAMAEIEMLNDLLLDHDIEMVETSFSVDDLQNFQITMFMCIFCSCFFLKKTCDTDDGEGADE
- the LOC107280215 gene encoding protein PHR1-LIKE 3-like isoform X9; this encodes MIYRIMSNSQPAQEDDCMSSILVSRLIRAMQPTRSYLRWSDDLHKMFVEAVAYHGGPYEAKPTAVKETMQAMGVTSLTTHNIKSHLQKYRESFSSGVGSLHDHDLLRTTSPSKEALDLASEMVRDNDAAMAEIEMLNDLLLDHDIEMVETSFSVDDLQITMFMCIFCSCFFLKKTCDTDDGEGADE
- the LOC107280215 gene encoding myb family transcription factor PHL12-like isoform X2, with the translated sequence MSNSQPAQEDDCMSSILVSRLIRAMQPTRSYLRWSDDLHKMFVEAVAYHGGPYEAKPTAVKETMQAMGVTSLTTHNIKSHLQYRESFSSGVGSLHDHDLLRTTSPSKEALDLASEMVRDNDAAMAEIEMLNDLLLDHDIEMVETSFSVDDLQMMERELMSEIKLIEHNFEISESALDEYMDDLANYAFDLTGPANSSSP
- the LOC107280215 gene encoding myb family transcription factor PHL12-like isoform X1, encoding MIYRIMSNSQPAQEDDCMSSILVSRLIRAMQPTRSYLRWSDDLHKMFVEAVAYHGGPYEAKPTAVKETMQAMGVTSLTTHNIKSHLQYRESFSSGVGSLHDHDLLRTTSPSKEALDLASEMVRDNDAAMAEIEMLNDLLLDHDIEMVETSFSVDDLQMMERELMSEIKLIEHNFEISESALDEYMDDLANYAFDLTGPANSSSP
- the LOC107280215 gene encoding protein PHR1-LIKE 3-like isoform X10, with the translated sequence MSNSQPAQEDDCMSSILVSRLIRAMQPTRSYLRWSDDLHKMFVEAVAYHGGPYEAKPTAVKETMQAMGVTSLTTHNIKSHLQKYRESFSSGVGSLHDHDLLRTTSPSKEALDLASEMVRDNDAAMAEIEMLNDLLLDHDIEMVETSFSVDDLQITMFMCIFCSCFFLKKTCDTDDGEGADE
- the LOC107280215 gene encoding myb family transcription factor PHL12-like isoform X4; amino-acid sequence: MSNSQPAQEDDCMSSILVSRLIRAMQPTRSYLRWSDDLHKMFVEAVAYHGGPYEAKPTAVKETMQAMGVTSLTTHNIKSHLQKYRESFSSGVGSLHDHDLLRTTSPSKEALDLASEMVRDNDAAMAEIEMLNDLLLDHDIEMVETSFSVDDLQMMERELMSEIKLIEHNFEISESALDEYMDDLANYAFDLTGPANSSSP
- the LOC107280215 gene encoding protein PHR1-LIKE 3-like isoform X6, with translation MSNSQPAQEDDCMSSILVSRLIRAMQPTRSYLRWSDDLHKMFVEAVAYHGGPYEAKPTAVKETMQAMGVTSLTTHNIKSHLQKYRESFSSGVGSLHDHDLLRTTSPSKEALDLASEMVRDNDAAMAEIEMLNDLLLDHDIEMVETSFSVDDLQNFQITMFMCIFCSCFFLKKTCDTDDGEGADE
- the LOC107280215 gene encoding protein PHR1-LIKE 3-like isoform X8 → MSNSQPAQEDDCMSSILVSRLIRAMQPTRSYLRWSDDLHKMFVEAVAYHGGPYEAKPTAVKETMQAMGVTSLTTHNIKSHLQYRESFSSGVGSLHDHDLLRTTSPSKEALDLASEMVRDNDAAMAEIEMLNDLLLDHDIEMVETSFSVDDLQNFQITMFMCIFCSCFFLKKTCDTDDGEGADE
- the LOC107280215 gene encoding protein PHR1-LIKE 3-like isoform X3; amino-acid sequence: MIYRIMSNSQPAQEDDCMSSILVSRLIRAMQPTRSYLRWSDDLHKMFVEAVAYHGGPYEAKPTAVKETMQAMGVTSLTTHNIKSHLQYRESFSSGVGSLHDHDLLRTTSPSKEALDLASEMVRDNDAAMAEIEMLNDLLLDHDIEMVETSFSVDDLQNFQITMFMCIFCSCFFLKKTCDTDDGEGADE
- the LOC107280215 gene encoding myb family transcription factor PHL12-like isoform X5 encodes the protein MIYRIMSNSQPAQEDDCMSSILVSRLIRAMQPTRSYLRWSDDLHKMFVEAVAYHGGPYEAKPTAVKETMQAMGVTSLTTHNIKSHLQKYRESFSSGVGSLHDHDLLRTTSPSKEALDLASEMVRDNDAAMAEIEMLNDLLLDHDIEMVETSFSVDDLQMMERELMSEIKLIEHNFEISESALDEYMDDLANYAFDLTGPANSSSP